The Polaribacter sp. KT25b genome contains the following window.
TTTATAAATTCTGATAAAACTTTTGCTTTTGGTTGATTCACATCTTCTAAAGAATAAAAAACTTGTCGGTGTAAATTGGTAATATCAACCGTATCAAAATCTACCAAATGGATTTTTCCAACGCCACTTGACGCTAAATAAACCGCAACGGGGCTTCCTAAACCTCCACAACCAACTACCAAAACAGAAGCGTTTTGTAATTTCTGTTGCCCAACTTCACCAATTTCTGATAAAGTTATTTGACGTTTAAAAAGTTGGTTTTTTGTTGGTTTCATTTTTTGTCATTGCGAGGAACGAAGCAATCTCTCCATTCAACATTCATAAATTATTAAACAGATTACTTCGTCATTCTTCCTCGTAATGACGTCGATGAGATCTCACTTTTTGCAACCTCAAATTCTTCAGGAGTATTTATATTTCTAATAAAAGAATCATCAATTTCTACAATTTCAACATCAGAATTTATTAACATTTTACGCGGACAAGAATATCCTTGTGCTAAATATTGCAACAAAATAGCATACGCTTTTGGTTCATAAATAGTAATTAACGGCTCAGGGAAATCTTTGTTTTTTCCTTTAATTGCAGTAGCAACTTTACTTGGATTTCTATGTTTTAATAACAACTGAATAACTTCTTCATTAACAAAAGGAACATCTGTTGCCAACACAAACCAAGCCGAATTTGGATCTTTTTGAAACGCAGAACAAATTCCGCCAAAAGGTCCTAGATTGTAAAATTCGTCAGCAATTTCAAAGCTTTTATCTGATTGATTTTTAACAGAATAAAACGTTTCTAAATTTTGGTTTTCAAGCAATATTTTAACATACTTTTTTTGTGATTTTCCAAAATAATTGAGCTCAGATTTATCTGTTCCCATTCTTGTACTTTTCCCTCCAATTAAAACCAATCCTTTAACTGATGCAATTTTTTCTTGAATTAAACTATTTATGTGATTTGAAATAGCATCAACGGCATCAATTGTATAGCAATTCAGGTTTTTTATCTGCGGATATTTTTCTTCTAAAAAATCAAAATATTCAGTTTCTGATTTCAATTTTACTACAAACTGAATATTATCTAACTGATCCAATCTTTTTAAAACTGAAGCTTCTTTTGCTTCATCTAAAATTAAGATTTGTTTTGTTCCTTGATAATGATTCCCGTTGATAAAAACAAAATCGAATTTCGCAAAATCTAAACGTTGCTGAAATTTATTTACGTTTTCAGAAGTTGTGATTTGTAAATTTCCTTCGTGATGAAAAAAATATTCTGACAAACTAATTTGTTCAACATCTTTTGCATGCGAAGCATCAAAATAAGCTAACTTATAATTAGAAAATTTTTTAGAGACTTTATGAACTAAATCAGAAATAACACCACAATTTGCACCTAGAATTGCAATTTCATTGGGTGCAAAATTATCGTTATTTCTTTTTTCTAGGTTTGTATGTTTTTTGTGTTTAGCCATTTTTAATATCAGATTTTCCTCCTGTTTTTTCTAACAATTTCACTTCTTTAATCACCATTTTTTGACTGATACTTTTGCACATATCATAAATGGTTAAACATGTAATATTTGCACCCGTTAACGCTTCCATTTCTACGCCAGTTTTTCCTGTAATTGTAACTTCACAAAGAACTTCAACATTTTCTGAATCTATAATATTAATATCAATATCTACTCCATTAATTAATAATGGATGACACATTGGTATTAAATCTGATGTTTTTTTTACACCTTGAATTCCTGCAATAATTGCCGTTTGAAAAACAGGTCCTTTTTTGGTAATTAACTCATCATTTGTAAAATGAGCTATAACTTCTTTTCCTAAAAACATCGTTGCTTTTGCAATCGCTGTTCTTTTGGTAATTTTCTTATCAGAAACATTTACCATTTTAGGATTGTTTTTTTTATTGATGTGTGAAAAATCATTCATATTTTCTTTAAGTGTTCTCGATACAATTTCGATGAAAAATCGAAATCACTCGAACTGACAATCACTAGGTTCAAACTAGATAACACAATATCACTTCGAGTGAAATTCTTTTTTCAAGAATTTTGTATCGAGAAGTTTTTTTTACTTTTTAAATTTCTTCTTTGCTAAATTAGGAAGTTTTTCATACTCATCATTAATTAAAGCTTCCTTTTTAGCTTTCGACCATTTTTTTATTCGCTTTTCTGTGTCAATAGCAAATCCAACTTCAGAAAATTCAGCATAAAAAACTAATTCAAGTGGTCTTCTTTTGTAAGTATAACTTTCTTGATGTTTTCCTTGTTGATGTTCAAAGAATCTTTTTTCTAAATTAGAAGTTATTCCTGTGTAATAAGTATTATCAGAACATTTTAAAATGTAAACATAATAGGTTTTCATATTTGAATTTTTAGAATGTTAATTATGACGTGTTCTCGATACAATTTCGCAAAAAAGCGAAATCACTCGAACTGACAGCATGTTATTACAATTATTCATAATTAATAAATCAATGTCACTTCGAGTGAAATTTCTTTTTCAGAAATTTTGTATCGAGAAGTTTTCTTTTTCGACATTAAAAATGTTCTCGATACAATTTTTCTTCCTCTGTCAGAAAAACCACTCGAACTGACAGTGCGTTTATCTATATCTAATAATAGGAAAACTTTCTCCTTTTTTAAACTCAGTTTTATCATTTGGTAATTGAATAAAAGCATCTGTTTTCACCAAACTTGCTAAATCTCCAGAACCATTTCCAGAAATTGGAAACGCAACTAAATGTCCGAATTTACTTTCTAATTTTACTTGTAAAAAGTAGGTTAAATTAGGTTTAAAAGTTGCATCTGCATTTAAAATTGCAGTTTCTTCTTTGGTTTCTACTCCTACAGATTTGTAATACCAAGGATAAAAATATGCTAAACAATTTACAAAAGTTGAAATCGGATTCCCAGGAAATCCGAAGATATTACAACCACTCGTTTTTCCGTAGAAAAAAGGTTTTCCTGGTCTTTGGGTTACTTTATGAAACAATTTTTCAACTCCTAATTCATCAAAAACTTCTGGTAAAAAATCATATTTACCTTTGCTTACTGCTCCACTAAAAAGCAACACATCATATTCTTGTAAATACGCTTCAATTTTAGATTTTAAAATTGGTTTATCATCTGTAATATGTGCAGTTTCTGAAGAAATATGTAGTCTTTCTAACAAAGAAACTAATGTAAAAACATTGCTTCTTCTTATTTGATGTTCTAACGGAATTTCATCAACACCAACCAACTCATCACCTGTAGAAACAATCATTACTTTTGGCTGTTTTGCAACTTTTACCAACGATTTACCAACAGTTGCTAAAACTCCTATTTCTGCGGCGGAAATAATTGTGTTTTCTTCAATTAATAAATCTCCTATTTTTCCGTCTTTTCCTTTTTGATGCACATTTTGACGGTCGCAGACCGTTTCTATATTAATTGTCGCTATTCCGTTTTCTGTAGAAACATCTTCATACCTAATAACCGTATTTGCCTTGTTTGGTAAAACTGCTCCAGTCATTACTTCAATACAATTCGCTGAATTATTTAATGTGATTTGCTCACTTCCTGCAGCTTGGATTCCTTCAATTTTAAAACTTCTTTGTCCGTTTTTGAATGATTGAAAATCAATTGCAATTCCATCCATAGAAACCCTGTTAAACGGTGGAAAGTCTCTATCTGCAACAATCTTTTCTTTTAAAATTCTACCTACAGATTTTATAAACGGAATTTCTTCAACTCCAAAGTCTTGAGGTGAATTTAAAACTATATTTTTTGCTTCTTTTACTGAAATCATTTATTTAAAATGTGTATTAATAAGCCCACCCTAACCCTCCCAAAGGGAGGGAAACCCAAATTGGGCATAAAAGTTTACCAATTTTTAAAATCTATTATTGTTTTTAATAAGCATCTTTAATTTTAACCAAACTTTTGACATGAGTATTTCTTCCCTTTGGGAAGATTAAGATGGGCTCTTTTCTACCCTCCTATTGTACTCATACTTTCAGAAGCGCCACCATCTTTACGGTTTACTTCTGCTATAAAACCATTTTCTGGTTTCTGTTTTACTAAACCTAAAAAGAGTTCTTTTAAATCATCATTTGAAGCTCCTTTTCTGATAAAATCTCGAAGATTAAAAACGCCATCATCAAACAAACAATTTTTAAATGTTCCTGTTGATGTTATTCTAATTCGATTACAATCGTTACAAATAGTTCTTGTAAATGCAGGAATAATTCCGAAAGTTCCTAAATGATTATCAACTTTATAATTTCTAGAAGTTGATGATTTTTCTGATTGAACTTCTGCAACATCAAACTCAGTTTTTACCTCATTTAAAATTTTATTAAAAGTCCAATTCTCTTGCATTTCTCTTTGTCCTTTTCCGTTAAAAGGCATTTCCTCAATAAAACGTACAGAAACATTTTTATCTTTTGTCAATCTTACAAAATCGACTATCTCATCAGTATTAAAACCCGATTGTACAACTACATTCAGTTTTAAGTTTAAACTACTTTTTTCAAGCAATTCAAACGTTTTATAAACTTCAGGAAAAACATCTCTTCGTGTAATTTTCGCAAATTTTTCTCTATCTAAACTATCAATACTTAAATTGATGTTTTTAACTTTTTCTAATTGTTCAATTCTAGAAATATGATGAGAAATCAACGCGCCATTTGTTGTAATATTAATTGCATCCAACAAATCATTATAAGACAACATTTCTAAAAACCCAACAAAATCTTTACGTACAAAAGGTTCTCCACCAGTTAAACGCACTTTATTTACGCCCAATTCTGTTAAAACTCTAATTAAGCGATACATTTCTTTAAATGTAAGTAATTCTTGTCTTGGAACAATATCAATACCATGAGCAGGCATACAATATTGGCAACGCAAATTACAACGATCAGTAACTGCTAATCGCACATATTCCATTTGTCGCCCAAAATTGTCTATTAATTTGCTCATTTAATTTGGTAATTTTTTACTTAAGATTCCGTAGATAAATGCTCCTAAAAGTGCACCAATCAATAAAATTAAAGCAGGAATTAATTTAAATCCAAGAATTACAAAAATTGGTGCAGCACAAGCTCCAGAAATACCCCAACCTAAACCAAAAAATGTTCCTCCTAAAATAGTTCTGATAAAACCTTTTTCTTTTGGTTGTGGTATAATTTTATTTCCATTAATATCTTTTATTTTTCCGTTTTTAAATAACTGCATAAAAAGCATCGAAATTACAACTGCCGAACCAATGACTCCAAACATATGAAAAGATTGAAACTTAAACATTTCATAAAAACGATACCAAGAAATGGCTTCAGTTTTACTTAATACAATGGCAAAAAAGATTCCTAATATTAAAAATTTGATGTTTTTCATTTTGAATATGTTTTAAATTTTCAATTAACTTCTCGACTGCGCTCGAAGAGACAAATTGAACATAATTATTTTTGTTTAATGCCAATTATTGGCTAAAATAAAATTGGAATTATAAACCATGTAGCAATAACACCACCAATAAAAAATCCTATTACAGCCAATAAAGAAGGTAATTCTAAATTACTTAAACCTGTAATTGCATGACCAGAAGTACAACCGCCAGCATAACGAGTTCCAAAACCAACAAGAACTCCAGAAACTAAAAGAATTAAAAAACCTTTTAAAGAGGTGGAAATATCTTCTCCAAAAATTTCATCAGGAAAATACTGATTTCCAACATTTGAAAATCTTAAATCTGTAAGTTCGTGAACTGTTTTTGGATTCAAATCTATTGTTTGATCTGGAATTAAATATTTAGCAGAAATAAATCCACCAATAATTAAACCAACCACAAACATCAAAGCAAAATCTCGATCTTTCCAATCTTTCTTAAAATAATCTGAAACTTTTCCTGCCCCAGCCATTGAACAAAGCGTGTCAAAATTTGTAGAAGCTCCAAAATTTCTACCAAAATAAAAATACAATAACAGCGAAATTGCAATTAGTGGACCACCAACATACCAAGCCCAAGGTTGTAATATAAAATCCATAATTTGTTTAATTTATTCTCGACACAATTCTGATAAAAACCAAAATTACTCGAACTGACATTAATTTAAAGTTTATCCTTTAAATAATTCATAACTAATTTTGTTGCTCCAAGGTTGTCTTTAATATACCTTTTATTGATAACTCCCGTTAATTTTCTAAAATTTCCATCCTTTTTTAAATGGATAAGATTATTTGTAAATTCTTCTTGATTTTTAATTGAAATACAACCGCCAATTTTAACCAAATCTAAAGCTTCTTTAAATTTGTCGTATTTATTTCCAATGATAACAGGAATTCCGAAAGTTGCTGGTTCTAAAATATTATGTAAGCCCGTATTTAAACCTCCACCAACATAGGCAATATC
Protein-coding sequences here:
- a CDS encoding molybdopterin molybdotransferase MoeA, which gives rise to MISVKEAKNIVLNSPQDFGVEEIPFIKSVGRILKEKIVADRDFPPFNRVSMDGIAIDFQSFKNGQRSFKIEGIQAAGSEQITLNNSANCIEVMTGAVLPNKANTVIRYEDVSTENGIATINIETVCDRQNVHQKGKDGKIGDLLIEENTIISAAEIGVLATVGKSLVKVAKQPKVMIVSTGDELVGVDEIPLEHQIRRSNVFTLVSLLERLHISSETAHITDDKPILKSKIEAYLQEYDVLLFSGAVSKGKYDFLPEVFDELGVEKLFHKVTQRPGKPFFYGKTSGCNIFGFPGNPISTFVNCLAYFYPWYYKSVGVETKEETAILNADATFKPNLTYFLQVKLESKFGHLVAFPISGNGSGDLASLVKTDAFIQLPNDKTEFKKGESFPIIRYR
- a CDS encoding NTP transferase domain-containing protein codes for the protein MAKHKKHTNLEKRNNDNFAPNEIAILGANCGVISDLVHKVSKKFSNYKLAYFDASHAKDVEQISLSEYFFHHEGNLQITTSENVNKFQQRLDFAKFDFVFINGNHYQGTKQILILDEAKEASVLKRLDQLDNIQFVVKLKSETEYFDFLEEKYPQIKNLNCYTIDAVDAISNHINSLIQEKIASVKGLVLIGGKSTRMGTDKSELNYFGKSQKKYVKILLENQNLETFYSVKNQSDKSFEIADEFYNLGPFGGICSAFQKDPNSAWFVLATDVPFVNEEVIQLLLKHRNPSKVATAIKGKNKDFPEPLITIYEPKAYAILLQYLAQGYSCPRKMLINSDVEIVEIDDSFIRNINTPEEFEVAKSEISSTSLRGRMTK
- the moaC gene encoding cyclic pyranopterin monophosphate synthase MoaC: MNDFSHINKKNNPKMVNVSDKKITKRTAIAKATMFLGKEVIAHFTNDELITKKGPVFQTAIIAGIQGVKKTSDLIPMCHPLLINGVDIDINIIDSENVEVLCEVTITGKTGVEMEALTGANITCLTIYDMCKSISQKMVIKEVKLLEKTGGKSDIKNG
- a CDS encoding YeeE/YedE family protein codes for the protein MDFILQPWAWYVGGPLIAISLLLYFYFGRNFGASTNFDTLCSMAGAGKVSDYFKKDWKDRDFALMFVVGLIIGGFISAKYLIPDQTIDLNPKTVHELTDLRFSNVGNQYFPDEIFGEDISTSLKGFLILLVSGVLVGFGTRYAGGCTSGHAITGLSNLELPSLLAVIGFFIGGVIATWFIIPILF
- a CDS encoding YeeE/YedE thiosulfate transporter family protein, with amino-acid sequence MKNIKFLILGIFFAIVLSKTEAISWYRFYEMFKFQSFHMFGVIGSAVVISMLFMQLFKNGKIKDINGNKIIPQPKEKGFIRTILGGTFFGLGWGISGACAAPIFVILGFKLIPALILLIGALLGAFIYGILSKKLPN
- a CDS encoding GIY-YIG nuclease family protein, which produces MKTYYVYILKCSDNTYYTGITSNLEKRFFEHQQGKHQESYTYKRRPLELVFYAEFSEVGFAIDTEKRIKKWSKAKKEALINDEYEKLPNLAKKKFKK
- the moaA gene encoding GTP 3',8-cyclase MoaA → MSKLIDNFGRQMEYVRLAVTDRCNLRCQYCMPAHGIDIVPRQELLTFKEMYRLIRVLTELGVNKVRLTGGEPFVRKDFVGFLEMLSYNDLLDAINITTNGALISHHISRIEQLEKVKNINLSIDSLDREKFAKITRRDVFPEVYKTFELLEKSSLNLKLNVVVQSGFNTDEIVDFVRLTKDKNVSVRFIEEMPFNGKGQREMQENWTFNKILNEVKTEFDVAEVQSEKSSTSRNYKVDNHLGTFGIIPAFTRTICNDCNRIRITSTGTFKNCLFDDGVFNLRDFIRKGASNDDLKELFLGLVKQKPENGFIAEVNRKDGGASESMSTIGG